Proteins encoded in a region of the Diabrotica virgifera virgifera chromosome 4, PGI_DIABVI_V3a genome:
- the LOC126884041 gene encoding uncharacterized protein LOC126884041 produces the protein MCAFKVEHLLVDELDYELKIRDVVPEESATVDRKRNLLRGALKQEEGNRSFTQLSAVHIPFEDQRKGISETLDSLSKKIEKFRGTVQDSEYVRLISRLAHISGRVHLLQCTTEEQEPFKKSVSLKNLTLEGELDSKVNPIATSTPNAPVSVVPSFTYSKPVQVHKWGVSFSGEKQHNDVITFLEKVECLRVSRGVSEENLFAASAELFTGPAFTWFMNNRGNLSCWSDLVRKLKSDFLPYSYQDDLLDEIKNRKQKPGESVTMFINTILGMCSRLDTPLSDLSKIKIILKCLLPFYHQQLALMDIQSIDDLTVKCKRLEETLSWSSQPPSTSRPSSNSSSQPTSFRQRSWQNKGPERNVSVFSSVVCWNCHQSNHKFNDCGIPQTRIFCHGCGRENTLKRNCVKCSGNEMSEVRPLSVSPSNTQSGNQTSSENETAGPSTPSNSNPSSNRKGKKASFRKQAHTTNQNQSRN, from the coding sequence atgtgtgcttttaaagttgaacatcttctggtggacgaATTGGACTATGAGTTGAAAATTAGGGACGTAGTACCAGAGGAGTCGGCAACTGTCGATAGGAAACGCAATCTTCTGCGGGGTGCTTTGAAGCAAGAAGAAGGCAATAGGAGTTTCACCCAACTTTCGGCTGTACATATCCCTTTTGAGGACCAACGGAAAGGAATATCCGAAACGTTGGATAGCTTGTCGAAGAAAATAGagaagtttaggggaactgtacaGGACAGTGAATATGTTAGATTAATATCTCGTCTAGCTCATATTTCTGGCCGAGTACACTTGTTACAGTGTACTACAGAAGAGCAGGAACCTTTTAAAaagtctgtttctcttaaaaaCCTTACCTTGGAGGGTGAGCTTGATTCTAAGGTTAACCCCATAGCCACatctactcctaatgctccagTCAGTGTCGTTCCTAGTTTCACATACTCCAAACCTgtgcaagtacacaaatggggtgtttcattttccggtgaaaaacagcacaATGATGTGATTACATTTTTAGAAAAGGTCGAATGTCTTCGTGTATCTAGAGGTGTCTCTGAAGAAAATTTGTTTGCTGCTTCAGCTGAATTGTTTACCGGTCCTGCTTTTACCTGGTTCATGAATAATAGAGGAAATttatcttgttggtctgatctggttcgcaagttgaagtcagattttcttccttACTCATACCAGGATGATCTCTTGGATGAAATCAAAAACCGTAAGCAGAAACCAGGAGAGTCTGTCACTATGTTCATTAACACTATTTTAGGCATGTGTAGccgtttagacactcctttaTCTGATTTGTCCAAAATAAAAATCATCTTAAAATGTTTATTGCCTTTTTACCATCAAcagttagctcttatggacatccagagtattgatgacctcactgtaaagtgcaaacgtttggaggaaacgttatcctggtcttctcagcctccatccacatctcgaccctcttctaattcttcttctcagccaacttcctttagacAACGTTCTTGGCAAAATAAGGGCCCTGAACGTAATGTTTCTGTTTTTAGTTCCGTTGTTTGCTGGAATTGTCACCAGTCTAATCATAAGTTCAATGATTGTGGTATCCCACAAACtcgtattttctgccacggttgtggtagGGAAAATACCCTCAAAAGAAATTGTgtcaagtgttcgggaaacgaaatgtcggaggtccgtcccctgagcgtttctccgtccaacacccaatcagggaatcaaacctCATCAGAAAACGAGACAGCTGGCCCAAGCACACCAAGCAACTCAAACCCATCTTCCAATCGGAAAGGGAAGAAGGCATCGTTCAGGAAACAagcacacaccacaaatcaaAATCAGTCCAGAAATTAA